CTTCGACCATACCCACAGGAACCGATGCGGGCAAATACACCGTATGGTACAAAGTGACGAAGAATTCGAAGACCCTTACCGAGAAATCGATTACTGCATACATCGAACCCAAGACGGTAACCGTCAAAGCCAACGATGTTTCCAAACAGTTCGGAAACTCGGACCCCACTTTCACTGCCACTGTAAGCGGCACCCTCGGTTCCGACAAGGTGAAATACACACTGTCAAGAGAACAGGGCGAAGAATTGGGAAAATACACAATCAGCATCACCGCCAACGAGGTCCAGGGCAACTATCGGCTTATGATCCTCACGGGAACCCTGTCGATCTACAAGATTGTCAAGGTCACTCCCAACGACGCTTCCAAGCAGTTCGGAACCAGCGATCCCGTATTCACGGCAACAGTCGATGGGGATGCGAATGTCAGCTACTCACTCACCCGTGATGCGGGAGAGGATCTGGGAGCTTACAAGATACACGCCACAGGAGAGAGGAATCAGGGCAACTATGTCGTTGAGTTCGATTCCGGTATCTTCAGCATCATGGCTACATCAGCATCGTGGGCAACGGAACCTGCAGCGCAATCGTACGATTTCGACGGATGGGCAAAGGAGCTTATCACTCCCGGAACCGTCGCAGAAGGAATCGCGTATTACAGATTATCCACTGAAAACTATTCGACCGATATCCCGACCGCTACCGAGCCCGGGATCTACAAGATATTCTGCAAAGTATCTGGAGGAGGCAGTGTTGCCGACTCCACGGAGATTGTTCTGATCTCCGAGATCAGGGAATACCTTTGGGACGGAGCAGAGACCAAGGAGCCCAGGACTGTAGACGGCAAATACATAATCCATCTCGCATCCGAATTGGCCTGGGTCGCTCAGAACAACTTCGCCAACGGAGGGTTCGACGGCAAGACATTCGAGATCGGACATGACATTGACCTCAGAAGCTACGAGTGGACCCCTATCGGATCAGTTTCCTCACCTACGACCTGCCCGTTCAAGGGCACTGTCAAAGGGAACAACCATGTGATTGAGAATCTGGTGATCCATTCCGGCAGCGACTATGTCGGTCTGTTCGGACATATGAGCGGAGGTCACGTCGAGAACTTGGCAGTGGACAAAATATCCATTTCAGGCTCGCGGCATGTCGGTACGATAGCAGGATTCCTCGACTCCACCGCTGAAGGACTGAAGGTGACCCATGTCGACCTGGACGGAAACAGGTATGTCGGAGCGATAGCCGGATACCAGACCAAGAAGATTTCCAATTCAGAAGTATCCTACGCGAACGTCCTGTGCAGCAGGATAACAATCTCCACCCCATACGCCCTGAGCGACATGGGCAACGATGTGGGAGGAATCTCCGGAATGTGCAACTCCGATGTCGATGACTGTACCGTCTCGCACCTGACCATCAACGGATACAGGAATGTGGGCGGAATAGCCGGAAACATCCAGGAGAACACGGTCACTGTCAAAGTCTCGGACTGTAACCTGAGCAGGACGACAATAATAGCCGATTTGAACGGAGGAAATGCCGGCATCCTGGTCGGAAGGGCCTCCGACACCACTCTGATGGTTAACAACTCCAATCTATACACCAGCATCATTTACATCACCACTCCCTCGGAGCAAGGAGGGGAGGGGAGCGGAGAGGACCCGATCACCACACCGCCGAACTATCTGACAGGAACATACGATAAGATTGTCGCTGAAGGAGACAAAGTGACGATTTACAAAGACAATGTTGCCACTGTATTGGAGGACATACACCAGATTATACTGGACGGTGTGACCATTAACGCATCGGAGAACACGCCCGCAATCGAAATCAAGAGCGATGCTTGGCTTACGGTAGTCATCAAAAATGACGTGAATCTCAAAGGCGGAAAGGATGCTGATGCCATCAGAGTTCATGAAAGTGGCGAAGTCACCATAACTGGAAGCGGAACACTGACCGTCATAGGTAACAATGGTCAGGAATACGATTCACATGAAGGATATAACAAAAAGGGCACCTCTGATTACGCATCGACCGGAGGGAGTGGAATCGGATTTGCAGGAAAAAGTGCTACAACAGGCACCATAAGGGTCACAAATCTCTCAGCCCTATATGCATACGGTTACGGTGGATGTGCAGCCGGAATCGGAGGAAGCAACGGGTCGGTAACAATCACATCTTCGACAATCAAAGAGGCCCGCGGAGGATTCGATGAAATCAACTTCCTCACCGACGGCAATGGAATGAGCGAAGCGGAAGGAGCTCCAGCTATAGCAGGAAGGACTATATTGATAGAAAACTCCATCATCGAAAAAGCTCTCGGAGGCAGTAAATCAGCTGGTATCGGAGGAAGATTCTGGGACAGCTCAGACATAACCATTATCAACTCAAACCTTCAGAACATTGTTGGAGGTAACGGTTCTGCTGGTATCGGAGGAAGTCACCCAGCACATAACGCAACCACCAAACCAGTCATCTACATCAGTATCCTAATCGAGAACTCCGACGTTACTGTAACTGGAGGATACTATGGAGCAGGTATTGGAAGCGGATATGACAGGTGCTGTGGAGAACAGGGATCTACCGACCTAACCATCGTTATCAGCTCATATTCCAACATAACCGCAGAGGGAGGAAAGTACGCCGCAGACATCGGTACTGGATTCCACTCAGGTATTCTGAAAGGAAGCATCGACAGCACCGTGAAGGTCCATGTCACTGAAGGCACTGTACCGAAGACCAGCAGCGGTTATTCCTATACGGCACAAAGCATCGGATATGGTGTGGTAGATTCTGCAAGAGAAGGGGCACCTCTCAAGAATGGAGATGACCTCGTCACGCCTACATTCACTGTGAGCGGTGTACCCATCACCAACCCGTTCGACCCTGAGAGATTGGATGCTGTAAAGGCTGCGTATCCAGCATGATGGAATAAAACGGCGAGTGGCCCTACTGGGATTCGAACCCAGGTCAGCGGAGTCGAGGTCCGGCAGGATATCCAAGCTACCCCATAGGGCCGTTCCAATGTAGCGCCATCGCCGATTAAAGGTTTTCACCTGTAAATCAGAGTGCCTGGTCGAAATTGGCCAGGTACTTCTCCTTAACCAAGAACGAATCGTCGATGTCATCGATCATGCGAAGATACAGCTTATAAGGCACTGCAAAAGAGAACTTGTCGCGATCCACATAACGTCTGGCGTACATGTCAGTCATACCGATTACCGCATGGGGGTCGTCCGACTCCCCTTCTGCCCTGGGCAATGCATATACCTGCTGGCAGGCGAAACCGTACGGCATTATCGCGGCTGGACCCGGAGTTGTCTTCGAGAATGAGACCAGCTGCTGCAACACACTCAGACGCGTAGGGTCCACCAGGAAGGCTACAACCTCTATCGGCTTCCCATCCTTCACTGCTGAATCCAATTCCTGGAAGACGATGGCATCCTTCCCATCACCGTAATCCTTGATAGCACTCTGCTGGAGCATGGCGATCTCCGGTGTTTTGAAATACGACATCCCCGAGCTCTTATGAGCTATCTGGTCTCTGACCTCCACTGGTATGACGGAAGCGGACCAGGCGGATCTCTGACGGTCACTTATCCCTCCGAAACCGAAACCGCTCTTCGATCCATGACAGGGAGAATGCTCAGAATCTGCCGCACACTTGTCGCCCAGACGCACGCAGCGTATGAAAAGAGAAGGAATCGTGCAATGGCCATTCTGCGGTACGAACGCATCCTCAGGTATGGTCTTCTCACGGTATATCGCTACAGCATGATTCTCCAGTCTCAGGATATCGGACAGCCTGCTCATGGAGGAAGAACGAAGATACGCCGATATAAGCATTGGCTGTAGCATCCAATTTCAGCAAGCTTGTCTTCTTCGTTGGGCAATGCCTTTATCCAACCTTTCCCATTGTGCGAACCATGTCGAAGGTGATCATGAATCACGGCGCCGGTGGAGAACTCATGCAGGAGTTCCTCGGCAAGCACATCACAAGCCACTTCCCCAAAATGAAAGCGGAAGTACCCCTGGACTCCATGGACGACTCTGCAGTCGTGGACGACGTGGTGTTCACCATCGACGGACACACCGTAAAACCATTGTTCTTCCCCGGAGGAGACATCGGAAAGATCTCCGTATCCGGTACCGTCAACGACATCTCGGTCATGGGTGCGACACCTATCGCACTTGCCTGCTCGGTCATCATCGAGGAGGGACTGGACATCGATGTGGTGGACAAAGTCATGGCAAGCATGGGACAGACTGCCGCAGACTGCGGAGTGCCCATCGTCACAGGCGACACGAAGGTCGTGGAAGCCGGTGCAGTGGATCAGATGGTCATGTCCACATCGGCCGTGGGAAAGAGGTCCCCCTACCTGGATTCCAACCTGGCCAAGGCTGCGGAATACAGGAAGGTCGAGAACAGATGGTGCACAGATTCCAGCGTCAGACCTGGAGATGCCATCATAGTCTCGGGATATCTGGGAGACCATGGTGTCGCGTTGCTTTCCTTCCGTGAGGGATACGGATTCGATGCCGACCTCCAGAGCGATGTCGCTCCTCTGAACAAGATGATTGCCGAAGGTCTGAAGACCGGAGGAATCGTTGCTATGAAGGATCCCACGAGAGGAGGACTTGCCAACACACTCAACGAATGGTGTAGCAAATCCCACATAGGAATGGAGATCAATTATGCAGACATCCCGCTCAGGGATGCCGTCGTCAACGGATGCGACCTTTTGGGAATCGATCCGCTGAGCATCGGTAACGAAGGCAAAGCTGTCATAGGTGTCGTACCTGAGATGGCCGAAGAGGTTCTGAAGACTCTCAGGAGGACTCCCGAGGGAAAGAACGCTGCGATCATCGGATACGCAACCGACGGACCGGAAAGAGTCGTCCTGAAAACCGAGATCGGCGGAAAGAGGATTCTCGAGGCCCCTGCCGGGGACCCCGTTCCAAGGATCTGTTGATCTGAATAATCGCCAGCTGGATTCTATGAAGAATCTAGCACATCCTTCTCTCAACTTTTAATGTATATTATAGTTAATTAATGAATATTTTATTACATTATTATAAGGCATTTAAGCACCTTATAGTACTCAAATAAACTTCAATGTATATTAGTATACATTAATGAACAATATGTTTATATATCTACCATTTTTGCTCTGAATCATGGCAATACCGAAAGATGCAAGAATCAATCTGTCGCCAGAGGACATCCCCAAAAGATGGTACAATCTGGCATCCGATCTAACCGACCTCAAACCTCCTCTAAATCCGGGAACCGGCGAACCCGCCAAACCCTCAGATTTCGAGCCGATCTTCTGTAAGGAGATCATCAGGCAGGAAGGTTCGACCGAGAGATACATAGACATCCCCGAAGAGGTCCGCGACAACCTGATCTACCTGAACAGGCCCGCACCCCTTCAGAGGGCATACAGGCTCGAAAAGGCACTGAAAACCCCTGCGAAGATCTACTTCAAGAGGGAGGACATGAGCCCCCTCGGAAGCCACAAGGGAAACACCGCACTGGCACAGGCCTACTACAACGCCGAGGCAGGTATCCACACCCTGACCACCGAGACAGGTGCAGGACAGTGGGGAACCGCTCTCGCAATGGTCTCCAACCTCTACGACTTGGATACCACAGTCTTCATGGTCAAGGGAAGCTACATGGCAAAACCCCTGAGGAAGACCATCATCAACACCTACGGTGCAAAGATCTACGCCTCCCCCAGCGAGTACACCGAATTCGGAAGGAAGGTCCTCAAGGAGCACCCAGAAACATCTGGATCCCTTGGAATCGCCATCTCCGAGGCATGCGAACTTGCCGCGAAGGATCCTGGAACCAACTACTCTCTCGGAAGCGTGCTGAACCACGTCATGCTCCACCAGACCGTCATCGGTCAGGAGACCATGCAGCAGATGGAGATCGGAGAGATCACCCCCGACTACGTCGTAGCATGTACCGGCGGAGGATCCAACTTCGGAGGAATGGTCTTCCCCATGCTCGGAAAGAAGATCAGAGGAGAGGGATTCAAGGACACCCAGTTCGTCGCAGTGGAGCCCAAAGCGGCACCCAGTCTCACCGAGGGACAGTTCAAGTACGACTTCGGAGACACCGGAGGATTCACACCTCTGCTGATGATGTACACCCTGGGAAGCGAGTTCATCCCCAACGCGATCCACGCCGGAGGACTCAGATACCACGGAATGTCCCCTCTCGTATCCGCAGCATACGACTCTGGAAAGATCACTGCGAGATCCTACGACCAGACCGCGACTTTCGAGGCCGGACTGCTGTTCGCCAGGACTGAGGGAATCATCCCTGCACCGGAATCCTGCCACGCACTGAAAGGAGCGATCGACCTCGCACTCGATGCAAAGGCGAAGAACGAGGAGAAGACCATCGTGTTCTGTCTCTCCGGACACGGTCTGCTGGACCTGTACGGATACGAACAGTACATGGACGGAACCCTTCCCTCCTCGGACATCCACCAGTGAAACCAATTCTCCCCTTCGGGGGAGTTTCTGTCACAATATTATTATAGTGTGCCGTGCTAGCACGTAGCACGCAGGCCGGTTAATCATTAAGGTTATAGTATCCTGCGGATGATTCACAGACGTGAGCCTATGGAACTTGACGAACTCAGAGACGAGATCCGCAAAAGGGATGCAGAGATAATCAAGCTGATCTCAGAACGGACACAGCTGGCCATTCAGATCGGAGAGATCAAAAGAGCAGAGAGCCTGCCGATCAGGAACATCGAAGTCGAGAAAAAGGTCATCCAAAGATACATCGACGGAGGCGCCGAGAAAGGGCTCAGCAGCGAGGTCATGGAATCCGTTTCCAAAGCTCTGATCAAGGAAGCCGTCGATGCAGAGGCCAGCATCCCCATCAAAATGGTGCCCAAAGAGGTCGCAATCATCGGAGGTGCCGGAAAGATGGGTTCATGGACCGCCAACCTCCTGAGGGAATCGGGGCACAACGTGAAGATCATCGATCCCGCTGCCGACAACGGACTCACAATCAGAGATTGCAAAGGCTGCGACATCGTCATCGTGTCCGTACCGATCCACAAGGCCTACGAAACGATAACGGATCTGGATAGCATCTGCGGCAAAGACTGCCTGATATTCGACCTCACATCGCTCAAGACCCCGTTGGTCAAAAGGCTAAAAGCGATGTCCAAGACGCACAAGGTGTGCTCAATACACCCTATGTTCGGACCGTCCGCCACCTCGATGTACGGAAGGAACCTGATTATCTGCGACTGCGGATGCCAGAAGGCAGTGGACGAAGCCAAGGAACTGTTCGACGACAGGGGAGGCAACATCAGGGTCATGGATATCGAGGAGCACGACGGATACATGTCCTACGTCCTCGGACTGACGCATGCTGTCAACATAGCCTTGTTCACAGTATTGGAAAGGAGCGGTTACAGCTTCGAGGACCTGCTGACGGTATCCTCTACCACATTCAACAAGGGTCTGGACACCAACAGGTCCGTAGCATCTGAGAACCCGATGCTGTACTATGAGATCCAGCACATGAATCTGCACAGGGACGAGATGTGGTCCCTGTTCAGGAAAACGGTTAACGAACTGATGCAGAAATCATTGGATGATGACCCTGCGGGATTCATTGATATGATGAACGCAGGAAGAAAGTACTTTGAGAGTAGCTGACGTAGATTAAAATATAAAAGAAGATACAAAGGGGTGAGGCATCGACATGATGTATGGAAAGAGCATTCGTATGGAAAGGATTACCGACAGAAGGACCGGGAACGCGGTCATAGTACCCATGGACCACGGGATATCCGTCGGACCAGTGAACGGACTGATTGACATGAGGAAGACCGTCGATGACGTATCGAACGGCGGAGCCACCGCTGTCCTGATGCACAAAGGACTCATCAGATACTCCTACCGTCAGTCCGGAAGGGATGTCGGTCTGATCATGCACCTTTCCGCTTCCACGGACCTCGGACCCACTAGGAACAGCAAAGTCCAGATCACCACAATCGAAGAGGCGATCAAATACGGTGCGGACGCAGTTTCCATACACATCAACTTCGGTTCCGAGGATGAGCCCAGCATGCTCGAGCAGGCCGGAAAGATCTCAGAACAGTGCAACGACTGGGGAATGCCCCTCATAATCATGGCATACCCCCGCGGCCCCGAGATCAGAAACTCGTTCGACCCTGATGCCATCGCACACTGCGCCAGGGCATCATCGGAGATCGGTGCCGATCTCGTCAAGGTAAGCTACACAGGTGACATAGACTCCTTCAAGGAGGTCTGCAGAGGCGCACTGGCACCCATCGTCATAGCAGGAGGACCCAAGATGGAATCCGACATGGACATCCTGAACATGGTCCATGATTCGATAGAAGCGGGAGGCCACGGAGTGTCCATCGGAAGGAACGTCTTCCAGAACAAGAACGTCATGGGCATAACCAAGGCCATCTCCAGCATAGTCCTTGACGGATTCTCCGTCGAGGAAGCGGCCAAATTCCTTTGAGTGATGATGATGAAGAAACTAATCGTGAGAGCAGACAGATCCGACGACCCCTCCGTAAGAAGGGATTTCGTCACGAACGGACTGGAATCCGGTATGACCATGTTCATCCTCAGAAAGGAGGATGAGAACCTTGCACAGCTCGGAAAGATGGAGGTCATCTACACCGAGAACGGGAGGATCCTCGATGATGCATACGAGATGATAGACATCGACGACCCCGATTCCCAGAGCAAGGCCATGTCCCTTGCGGGAAAGAAGAAGGCCGTCATGGTCACCACCTCTGATTGGACGATCATCCCCTTGGAGAACATGATCGCTAAGTTCGGCGGGACCGGAACAGAAGTCTACACGGTCACATCCGATCCAGAGGACACCAAGCTCTTCCTTACCACCATGGAGAAGGGTGTGGACGGCATAGTCATAGATATCAAGGACCCTCTGATGGTCCGCAAGTTCGGTGACAAGCTATCCGCAACGGGGAAGGAGACGCTCTCCGAGGTAACGGTCACATCCATCAAAGCGGTGGAGATGGGCGACAGGGTATGCATCGACACATGCAGCATGATGGTCCCCGGAGAAGGGATGCTCATAGGCTCATACTCCAACTGCCTCTTCCTCATCCAATCTGAGAGCGAGGAGAACGGATACGTCGCCAGCAGGCCCTTCAGAGTCAATGCCGGCGCGGTACATTCATACATGGAGGTCCCCGGAGGAGGTACAAGATACCTCTCAGAGATCAGCGCGGGTGATCCCGTACTACTCTGCGACAGGGAGGGCAACACCAGGGTCGCCTCGGTAGGCAGATGCAAGATAGAGAAGAGACCTCTGCTCATGGTCACCGCGACCGACGGCAAGAGGGAATACACGGTCATGCTGCAGAACGCCGAGACCATAAAGATGGTCGGACCCGAGGGCGCCAAATCGGTCACCAAGGTGGTCGTAGGCGACAAACTCTTGGCAAAACTGGACACCGGAGGAAGACACTTCGGAATGGCCATCGAAGAGACCATCTCGGAGAAGTAAATGAAGATCTGTACCACTTACGGCTCCGCCGTCCCGCTGAAAAGGGATGCGGAGATGCATGAGATCCGCCTCGACGTATTCGACAGGATACCTGAAGGGGACGACAGGGATTTCCTGCTGACGCTGTGCGGCAACGACATTTCCTCCGTGCCCGAAGGCTTCAGAGGACTGGTCGATGTGGGCGACAGGGACATCAGGACCGAGTACAGGAAGATCAGGTCGATACATGATTTCGACCGTACTCCTTCAGCCGACGAGATAGTCTCGATGCTGTCAGAAGGGGATCAGGAGATCTCCAAGGGAGCGTTCAAAGCATCATCGTTCAAGGACCTCTGCTCCATCCTGGAAGCTTCTAAGAGATTGGACAGGAAGCACGTCCTTCTCGGGATGGGTCAGATCGGAGAGGTCACACGCATCAGACAGAAGATCTTCGGAAACGAGTTCACATTCGGCTTCGAGGGCGTCTCGACGGCACCCGGCCAACTAAGCGCCGACAGGATGAACGAACTGGGAGACGACTGCCAGCTGGTTGGTATCACAGGCCACCCCCTGTCGCATACCAAATCACCTGCCATGCAGGATGCTGCCATGAGGAGCGCGGGGATCAACGGGAAATACCTCGTGTTCGACTCACCTGACCTTATGGGGCTCGAAGAGGTCATCAGAGGCTACGATATCAGAGGACTCAATGTCACGATTCCCTACAAACAAGAGGTGATGCAGCATCTGGACAGTATCTCGGGACCTGCGGAGAAGGTAGGTGCCGTCAACACCATAATCAACGATAACGGAAGACTCATCGGAGACAACACCGATGTGATAGGGATCGAGTATGCGCTCCTGGATGTCCCCCTCAGGGACAGAAAGGTCCTGATCATGGGTTCTGGAGGCGCAGCGAGGGCAGCAGCTTATGCCTTGGATTCGCTTGGATGCAGACTGTCGGTCTCCGGAAGAAATAAGGAAACAGTCGCATCGGTATGCGATGAATTCGGATGCGAACCTCATACCGGCGATGTGAAGGGATTCGACATCATCGTCAACTGCACACCCATAGGGTTGGTCGAAGGCGATTATCCCTCGGACATCTCCACCCTTACAAAGGAACAGACGGTGTTCGACATGGTCTACGGAAGAGAGACGGGACTCACATCAAAAGCTAAGGCCACTGGCTGCAGGCTGGTGGACGGAAAGGAGATGCTGGTCGGCCAGGGTGCGGCATCATTCAGGATGTGGTTCGGCAAGGAACCCGACTGCGACATAATGAGAGGTGCGTTGGAATGACTGGTCACGGAGTATCATACGGGGCCATATCGGTCATGAACGCCATACCCTGCGGCATAGGGGCGACGATAGGCATCGAACTCAAGACAGAAGTGGATTTCGCACCCGCCGATTCCACCAGGATCACACTGGTGGACAGGCCTAACACGAATGACGGCCTTGTCAGGACATGTGTCGCCAGGACGCTTGAGGCTCTCGGAAAGGAACCTTTCGATTACGAACTCACTGTCAGGACGGACATCCCGCCGTCGATGGGGCTCAAGAGCTCCAGTTCTGTCTGCAACGCAACCATATCTGCGGTGCTGGACCATTTCGACGAAGAATGGGAACCTCTCAGGGTTATCAGGCTAGGCGTGGAATGCGCCAAGGAATGCAAGGTCACCATCACCGGTGCATTCGACGATGCCTGCGGATGCCATCTTGGAGGTCTGGTTGTCACGGACAACTCCAAGAACGAGCTACTTTCCAAGACAGATGTCCCCAGATACGATGTCGTGATCTGCGTTCCCGATGACTCCATACCTAAGAGCAAGGTCCCTGTGGAGAAGTACATGGAACTGCGTGAGAAATACGAATCCATGGTCCCCGGAATCAGGGGCGATTACCTGAGTGTCCTGAACACCAACGGTTCGCTGGTCGGATCGATCATAGGGATTGAAGATCTGCCCGAAAAGGCGATGAAATCAGGTGCACTGGCTGCAGGGGTCTCAGGAACCGGGCCGGCGGTCGCCATCGTCGCTAAGGAAGGGGATGGGGAGCGCATCGCGGATGCCATGGGATGCAAGACCATCATCACTTCGGTCAGATCCGACATAACATTCAACGGAGGAAAGGTGCTCGGAAAGGTCACCGTTCCCCCTTCCAAGAGCTATACGCACAGGGCGATCATCATGGCAGCCCTTTCCGGAGGAAGATGCGTCATAACCAATCCGCTTCTGTCCTTCGACACCCTGGCCACTGCGGATGCGGTCAGGAACATGGGTGCTTCGGTAATTATCGAGGATGACCAACTCACCATAGAGTCCAACGGACTTCACGCACCGGACAGGACTATCGATGTTCTGAACTCAGGCACCACCATGAGGCTTATGACAGGGATCGCCGCGTTGTTCGACGAGGAAGTCACAATCACCGGCGACGAATCGATCAGGAAGAGGCCCATGGGTCCGCTTCTGGAAGCTCTTGAGGGATGCGGGGTGACATGCGACTCCAACGAAGGAAAGGCACCTATCAGAATCAAGGGTCCAGTCAAAGGCGATACGATAAGGATCGACGGAGGCATGAGCTCTCAATTCGTTTCCTCGATGCTCATGATGTCCCCGCTGGTCGGCAGACCTATGGACATCATCCTCGAAGGGAACCTTGTATCGAAACCGTATGTCGACATCACAATCTCCATGATGCAAAGCTTCGGAATCTGCATCGTCAGGACTCCCGAAGGCTACCATGTGGAGCCGCAGAGCTACAGGCCCTGCGACTACAGGGTACCGTCCGACTTCTCGTCCTCAGCGTTCCCGCTGGTCGCAGGAGGGCTGTCGGGGAGCGTATCCGTGGACGGCCTGGATATGAACGATCCCCAAGGGGACAAGAAGATCGTGCAGATCCTCAAGGATGCTGGTTGCTTCATAACGGAGAGCAACGGCGTGATCACGAGCTCCATCAACGGGAGGCCGATGGCCTGCGATATAGATCTCTCCGATATACCCGACCTATTCCCTATAGTTGCGGTGCTGATGAGCACGGCGGAGGGAAGGAGCCGTCTCTACGGAGCGCCCCAGCTCAGATTCAAGGAGAGCGACAGGATCGCCTCGGTGGAGAAGATGCTCAAGACCCTCGGAGCGGATATCGCCGGTACGGATGACGGGTGCATTATCAACGGCGTGGAACGCCTTAAGGGCGGAAAGATAGAGCATCACGGGGACCACAGGCTCTTCATGGCGGCCGCGGTCGCATCGTTGATATCTGATGGACCCGTTACCATGCCCAACGACGGATGTTGGAACGTGTCGTACCCAGGCTTCGTGGAGCAGATGCGTTCTATAGGTCTGAGATGATCCCATGTACTCCCTCGGAAACAGATTCAAGATAAGCCTGTTCGGCAAGAGTCACAACGACTGTATTGGCTGCATCGTGGAAGGTCTCCCGATAGGTATGGAGATCGACTTCGACAGGATCCAGGAGGAACTGGCGCTCAGGAAACCTTCCGAAGGGATAGGTACCCCCAGGAAGGAACCCGATGCAGTGGTTTTCGAGGAGGGAGTCACAAACGGGAAGGTATCGTCCCGCTATGTGCTGCTGAAGATAATGAACACCAACAGGAACTCCTCTTCCTATTCGGGATTCAACATCACGCCCAGACCCGGACATGCCGATTATCCCGCATTGATGAAGTTCAAGGATTTCGATGTCGCCGGAGGGGCCCAGTTCTCGGGAAGGATGACCGCTCCGCTCGTTGCCGTGGGAGCTATGGCCAAGCAGTGCCTCGAATCGGAAGGCGTAGGCATAGCCGCATACTCCAAGCAGATCCATTGCGTCAAAGATGAAGCGGAGCACAACTTCGACAGCATCCGCGGTTCCAGAAACTACAAGACCCGTGCCATCGACGATACGTTCGACCGTCTGATGAACGATGCTATAGTGGACGCCGCCAAGGAAGGCGACAGTGTCGGAGGTGTCGTAGGATGTTCCATAGTAGGGCTGCCAGCAGGTTTCGGAGGCATATGGTTCGATGCGCTGGACGTATCGCTCTCCAGAGCGATGTTCTCCATACCTGCGGTGAAAGGTGTGCAGTTCGGCAAGGGTTTCGACCTCGCCTACATGAAGGGTTCCGAAAGCAACGACCAATACTGCATGAAAGACGATAAGATATCCGCTATGACCAACAACATGGGCGGGATCTGCGGAGGCATGTGCGACGGTCTTCCGGTGACGTTCGATGTCGCTTTCAAACCGACACCATCCATCGCCAAGGAACAGAGGACCGTCAATCTGGAGAAGATGGCCGACGACACCGTACAGATCAAAGGAAGGCACGATCCCTGCATAGTTCCCCGCGCGGTCGCCGTCGTCGAGGCCATGGCCGCCATTACAGTGCTGGACCAAAAGCACTCATTCTAATCTCACAAGGGAGAACCTA
This portion of the Thermoplasmata archaeon genome encodes:
- the hypE gene encoding hydrogenase expression/formation protein HypE, coding for MNHGAGGELMQEFLGKHITSHFPKMKAEVPLDSMDDSAVVDDVVFTIDGHTVKPLFFPGGDIGKISVSGTVNDISVMGATPIALACSVIIEEGLDIDVVDKVMASMGQTAADCGVPIVTGDTKVVEAGAVDQMVMSTSAVGKRSPYLDSNLAKAAEYRKVENRWCTDSSVRPGDAIIVSGYLGDHGVALLSFREGYGFDADLQSDVAPLNKMIAEGLKTGGIVAMKDPTRGGLANTLNEWCSKSHIGMEINYADIPLRDAVVNGCDLLGIDPLSIGNEGKAVIGVVPEMAEEVLKTLRRTPEGKNAAIIGYATDGPERVVLKTEIGGKRILEAPAGDPVPRIC
- a CDS encoding TrpB-like pyridoxal phosphate-dependent enzyme, which codes for MAIPKDARINLSPEDIPKRWYNLASDLTDLKPPLNPGTGEPAKPSDFEPIFCKEIIRQEGSTERYIDIPEEVRDNLIYLNRPAPLQRAYRLEKALKTPAKIYFKREDMSPLGSHKGNTALAQAYYNAEAGIHTLTTETGAGQWGTALAMVSNLYDLDTTVFMVKGSYMAKPLRKTIINTYGAKIYASPSEYTEFGRKVLKEHPETSGSLGIAISEACELAAKDPGTNYSLGSVLNHVMLHQTVIGQETMQQMEIGEITPDYVVACTGGGSNFGGMVFPMLGKKIRGEGFKDTQFVAVEPKAAPSLTEGQFKYDFGDTGGFTPLLMMYTLGSEFIPNAIHAGGLRYHGMSPLVSAAYDSGKITARSYDQTATFEAGLLFARTEGIIPAPESCHALKGAIDLALDAKAKNEEKTIVFCLSGHGLLDLYGYEQYMDGTLPSSDIHQ
- a CDS encoding prephenate dehydrogenase/arogenate dehydrogenase family protein is translated as MIHRREPMELDELRDEIRKRDAEIIKLISERTQLAIQIGEIKRAESLPIRNIEVEKKVIQRYIDGGAEKGLSSEVMESVSKALIKEAVDAEASIPIKMVPKEVAIIGGAGKMGSWTANLLRESGHNVKIIDPAADNGLTIRDCKGCDIVIVSVPIHKAYETITDLDSICGKDCLIFDLTSLKTPLVKRLKAMSKTHKVCSIHPMFGPSATSMYGRNLIICDCGCQKAVDEAKELFDDRGGNIRVMDIEEHDGYMSYVLGLTHAVNIALFTVLERSGYSFEDLLTVSSTTFNKGLDTNRSVASENPMLYYEIQHMNLHRDEMWSLFRKTVNELMQKSLDDDPAGFIDMMNAGRKYFESS
- a CDS encoding fructose-bisphosphate aldolase (catalyzes the reversible formation of fructose 1,6-bisphosphate from glycerone phosphate and D-glyceraldehyde 3-phosphate), with the translated sequence MMYGKSIRMERITDRRTGNAVIVPMDHGISVGPVNGLIDMRKTVDDVSNGGATAVLMHKGLIRYSYRQSGRDVGLIMHLSASTDLGPTRNSKVQITTIEEAIKYGADAVSIHINFGSEDEPSMLEQAGKISEQCNDWGMPLIIMAYPRGPEIRNSFDPDAIAHCARASSEIGADLVKVSYTGDIDSFKEVCRGALAPIVIAGGPKMESDMDILNMVHDSIEAGGHGVSIGRNVFQNKNVMGITKAISSIVLDGFSVEEAAKFL
- a CDS encoding 3-dehydroquinate synthase, whose product is MMMKKLIVRADRSDDPSVRRDFVTNGLESGMTMFILRKEDENLAQLGKMEVIYTENGRILDDAYEMIDIDDPDSQSKAMSLAGKKKAVMVTTSDWTIIPLENMIAKFGGTGTEVYTVTSDPEDTKLFLTTMEKGVDGIVIDIKDPLMVRKFGDKLSATGKETLSEVTVTSIKAVEMGDRVCIDTCSMMVPGEGMLIGSYSNCLFLIQSESEENGYVASRPFRVNAGAVHSYMEVPGGGTRYLSEISAGDPVLLCDREGNTRVASVGRCKIEKRPLLMVTATDGKREYTVMLQNAETIKMVGPEGAKSVTKVVVGDKLLAKLDTGGRHFGMAIEETISEK